In Oryza sativa Japonica Group chromosome 3, ASM3414082v1, one DNA window encodes the following:
- the LOC4334301 gene encoding uncharacterized protein: MAADALVVAGQAKARHPLSQIAESGTHRLLLKQWLKEEDLLARRVALREARLDGARKEIAFLYCAFFAFHAASILLLFLSASASTSAACRRSWIPCLVSLLSSLAMLWALRYKADTEAVLERLLAREREDALLLGKCVAELKRKGLEFDLLKEVDALRRAKSLRVEAKGGAGGERPKRWAARDLAVFLLFGAACGVLVLTRYLLCN; the protein is encoded by the coding sequence ATGGCGGCCGACGCGCTCGTCGTGGCGGGGCAGGCGAAGGCGAGGCACCCGCTGAGCCAGATCGCGGAGAGCGGGACGCACCGGCTGCTGCTGAAGCAGTGGCTCAAGGAGGAGGACCTgctcgcccgccgcgtcgccctgcGGGAGGCCCGCCTCGACGGCGCCCGCAAGGAGATCGCCTTCCTCTACTGCGCCTTCTTCGCCTTCCACGCCgcctccatcctcctcctcttcctctccgcctccgcctccacctccgcggcGTGCCGGCGCTCGTGGATCCCCTGCCTCGTGTCGCTGCTCTCGTCGCTGGCCATGCTGTGGGCGCTGCGGTACAAGGCGGACACGGAGGCGGTGCTGGAGCGGCTGCTGGCGCGGGAGCGGGAGGACGCGCTGCTGCTCGGCAAGTGCGTCGCCGAGCTCAAGCGGAAGGGGCTCGAGTTCGACCTCCTCAAGGAGGTGGACGCGCTGCGCCGCGCCAAGAGCCTGCGCGTCGAGGCcaagggcggcgccggcggcgagaggccCAAGCGCTGGGCGGCCAGGGAcctcgccgtcttcctcctcttcggcGCCGCCTGCGGCGTCCTCGTGCTCACCAGGTACTTGCTCTGCAATTAG